In Tenacibaculum sp. 190524A02b, the genomic stretch CATACTAACTTTGTTTAGCATAAGCTCTTTTACAAGATCAACATTTTTATTTTTTGTAGCAGAAACTTCTATACAAGTATACCCTATTTTTTCATAGATGTCTTTTAAATATAAGATTTCAGCTTTTTGATCAATTTCATAGGAATCAATTTTATTAAAGACTAAAATAGTTTCAATAGAATAAGCCTCAGCAGTAACTAAAAAACGATCAATAAACGTAGTAAACGTAGGTGGGTTATCTATAGTGATTAATAAAAAAACTTGATCAATATTAGCGGCTATTATATGAGTTTGTTTAGAAAGATTTACAGATTTACGTACAATATAATTTTTACGCTCCTGTATTTTGGTAATAACTCCAGTTTCATCATCCGTTTTAGTTTCAAGGTGAAATTCTACAAAATCGCCAACAGCAATAGGATTCGTACTTTTTATCCCTTTAATTCTAAATTTACCCTTAATACGACATTTATACAATGTAGTTTCATGTTTAACCCAATACCAACTTCCTGTAGATTTGTATACCGTTCCAATCATAATAACAAAGATGAGAATAAAAATTGAATGTACTTATGACTAATTCTGCATTAAATCATCAATTTTATCTTTGACAGATCCTTTTTCCCCAATTCTAATGAATCTAAAGAGTATTTGAGGAATTAAGCCCGGAGAAATAATAATCGAAGCATTTTTTGCAACTTTAATATCTCTCTGATTTATAACTTCACTAATCTCATTTTTGGGAGTGTTTGCAACTTTGGTAGCAAATTTCCATGCTCCATTTCTGGCAAGTTCCATACTGAAGTTTACTAAGAAGTTGTCAATTTTATGAGTGTATTTAAGAATCTTTTTTAAAAAAGGCCAAACTTTAGATAAATCATTTTCAACTTCATTAACAAGAGAAGCTAAAATGGTATTTATTTTGTTAAAGTCATTTTTTAAATCATTAATAGGTTTTCCTTCAGAAACTTGAGCCGCTGCAATACCTAAATCAAGATTAATGTGAGCGTTCATACCTATTAGTAAATGTTGTAAAACTATAGGCCAGTATTTATCAGAAATTGAAAAAGCTTTTTCCCAAGATAAAGTTACCGGCTTGTTTTTTTGGTAATTATAATAAGCTTCAATGTATCTTTTTGCAAAAATTACATCTAACTTCTCCATACGTTCTCCGTTTTCAAAAAAATTGTTTGAAATTCCTTCTTTAACCTTTTCAGTAACTTTTAAATATAATGCTGCAAAATATCCAGTAGTACTTTTGTTTGTAATGGCTTCATCTATAATTTTTTTTAATGTATTTATTACATCATCTATAGTTTCAATAGTTGGCATATGTTTTTTAGTTTGGTTTTGTGTAAAGTAAAACAAAATAAATTAGATTTATTTTTATTTTAATAAAAGTGCTGATTTTAAACCTAAAAGATTATATTCGTGCCAATTTTAAAAATATTTATTATGAAAAAAAATGTACTATCAATAGTATTTGTTTTGTTTGTAGCTTTGTCAATTAATGCTCAAAAGTATGAGTATAAAATTGTAACAAGTGTAGAGTCAATTATACCAAATGGTTTAGGGAGATCTAGACTTTTATCATCAAACGAAGCAAGAAACTATAAGGATTTTACATCTTCAAGAACTGAAGAAAATGACAAAAGAAACAAGTCTAGTAGGTCAGAAATTAGAGTAAAAAACTTTGATGAAACAAAATTATTAAACTTCTTTAACTTAGGGGGAATCAGGTTTCAAAACATTGTAGCTAATGATGCTGTTATTACTTCAAAAATTAATACTATGATTGAAGAAGGATGGGATTTAGCTTTTGTAAATAGTGGAACTGAAAGTTATGGAGGTAAAGGAGATAAAAATGGAATTTTTATAACTCGTTTTATCTTTAGAAGATTAAAAAAATAATTAATTTTTTTT encodes the following:
- the rsgA gene encoding ribosome small subunit-dependent GTPase A gives rise to the protein MIGTVYKSTGSWYWVKHETTLYKCRIKGKFRIKGIKSTNPIAVGDFVEFHLETKTDDETGVITKIQERKNYIVRKSVNLSKQTHIIAANIDQVFLLITIDNPPTFTTFIDRFLVTAEAYSIETILVFNKIDSYEIDQKAEILYLKDIYEKIGYTCIEVSATKNKNVDLVKELMLNKVSMFAGHSGVGKTTLVNTIEPDLNLKTKEISEQHKQGQHTTTFAEMFDLNFDARIIDTPGIKGFGVVDMDKDELGDYFPEFFALKQNCKFNNCIHVNEPNCAVKDALENDEISWSRYKSYLQILEGEEENYRTDIWK
- a CDS encoding DUF5995 family protein, coding for MPTIETIDDVINTLKKIIDEAITNKSTTGYFAALYLKVTEKVKEGISNNFFENGERMEKLDVIFAKRYIEAYYNYQKNKPVTLSWEKAFSISDKYWPIVLQHLLIGMNAHINLDLGIAAAQVSEGKPINDLKNDFNKINTILASLVNEVENDLSKVWPFLKKILKYTHKIDNFLVNFSMELARNGAWKFATKVANTPKNEISEVINQRDIKVAKNASIIISPGLIPQILFRFIRIGEKGSVKDKIDDLMQN